A single genomic interval of Lentimicrobium saccharophilum harbors:
- a CDS encoding ABC transporter permease → MKRSLIFIRLIRESYMFALTAIVVNKVRTLLSLLGITIGIFSIISVFTVFDSVERTIRDSINTLGSNVLYVQKWPWAFGGSDYPWWKYMKRPEPSMTDLAEIQRRSQATEASGYMVALNRTVKFENAAVENATIVAVSHEYSDVTPIEFTTGRYFTTEESAGGRPVAIIGSDIVKNLFTIPNPVGQRIKVFGQKVEVIGLLKKEGNVNFGDSNDDQVILPVNFARNFIDLKRDNLGAAIMVRAKPQVSNDELRDELTGIMRSVRKLKPGVEDDFAINETSVISQGFDSLFSVISLVGWIIGGFSLLVGGFGIANIMFVSVKERTAQIGIQKAMGAKNYFILLQFLFEAVFLSLFGGIVGLLIIFVITLAISAAFDMNLILTAGNIILGVSVSAFIGLVSGFLPAWSASRLDPVEAMRSTF, encoded by the coding sequence ATGAAAAGATCGCTGATATTTATCCGGCTTATCCGTGAAAGCTACATGTTCGCGCTTACGGCCATTGTTGTGAATAAAGTTCGCACCCTGCTTTCACTCCTGGGTATCACCATCGGCATCTTCTCCATTATTTCAGTTTTTACGGTTTTCGATTCGGTGGAGAGGACCATACGAGATAGTATAAATACATTGGGCAGCAATGTGTTATATGTTCAGAAATGGCCATGGGCCTTTGGTGGAAGTGATTATCCCTGGTGGAAATATATGAAACGCCCGGAGCCCTCCATGACCGACCTGGCCGAGATTCAGCGCAGGAGCCAGGCCACGGAGGCCAGCGGATACATGGTGGCACTTAACAGGACCGTTAAGTTTGAAAATGCGGCGGTCGAAAACGCCACCATCGTTGCTGTATCACACGAATACAGCGATGTAACCCCCATCGAATTCACGACAGGGCGGTATTTTACCACCGAAGAATCGGCAGGAGGCCGGCCGGTAGCCATCATAGGAAGCGATATCGTGAAAAACCTTTTTACCATACCCAACCCTGTAGGGCAGCGCATCAAGGTATTCGGACAAAAGGTTGAAGTGATCGGCTTGCTCAAAAAGGAAGGCAACGTAAACTTCGGCGATTCCAATGACGATCAGGTGATTCTGCCGGTGAACTTTGCACGGAATTTCATTGACCTTAAACGCGACAATCTCGGCGCGGCTATTATGGTCAGGGCTAAGCCCCAGGTCAGCAATGATGAACTCCGGGATGAGCTTACCGGTATTATGCGTTCGGTACGAAAGCTTAAGCCCGGTGTGGAAGACGATTTTGCCATCAACGAAACCAGCGTGATTTCGCAAGGCTTTGACAGTCTTTTCAGCGTGATCTCGCTGGTTGGATGGATCATTGGCGGTTTTTCGCTGCTGGTCGGAGGCTTTGGAATAGCCAACATAATGTTTGTTTCAGTAAAGGAACGTACTGCGCAAATCGGGATTCAGAAAGCCATGGGCGCAAAAAACTATTTTATTTTGCTGCAGTTTTTGTTCGAAGCGGTGTTTCTCTCCCTTTTCGGCGGGATTGTAGGTCTGCTGATTATTTTTGTAATCACCCTGGCCATTTCTGCCGCTTTTGACATGAATCTGATACTGACGGCAGGAAATATTATTCTTGGTGTCAGTGTTTCAGCGTTCATCGGACTTGTGTCGGGTTTCCTGCCTGCCTGGTCGGCTTCGCGACTCGATCCGGTAGAAGCCATGAGGTCGACCTTCTGA